In a genomic window of Nocardiopsis mwathae:
- a CDS encoding SDR family NAD(P)-dependent oxidoreductase, producing the protein MELNGVAALVSGGASGLGEATVKELAAAGATVVIADLNAERGEALAKEVGGVFAATDVSDEDQVAAAVQAAVDTGKPLRVAVSCAGIGWATRTVDREGQPHDLASYKKVIDVNLIGTFNVVRLAAAAMAKTEPINSDGERGAIINTASLAGIEGQIGQIAYSSSKGGIIGMTVPAARDLAAIGVRVNTVAPGILDTPIYGQGPESDAFKERLAAPVPFPKRLGTAAEFGRLVRSLIEISYINAEVVRIDGGLRMQPK; encoded by the coding sequence ATGGAGCTGAATGGAGTTGCCGCCCTCGTGTCCGGCGGCGCGAGCGGACTGGGCGAAGCCACCGTCAAGGAACTGGCCGCGGCCGGTGCGACCGTCGTCATCGCCGACCTCAACGCCGAACGCGGCGAGGCGCTCGCCAAGGAGGTCGGCGGCGTGTTCGCCGCCACCGACGTGTCCGATGAGGACCAGGTCGCCGCGGCCGTACAGGCCGCCGTCGACACCGGGAAGCCGCTGCGCGTGGCCGTCTCGTGTGCCGGCATCGGCTGGGCGACCCGCACCGTCGACCGCGAGGGGCAGCCGCACGACCTCGCGAGTTACAAGAAGGTCATCGACGTCAACCTGATCGGCACCTTCAACGTGGTGCGGCTCGCGGCCGCCGCCATGGCGAAGACCGAGCCGATCAACTCCGACGGCGAGCGCGGCGCCATCATCAACACCGCCTCCCTGGCCGGAATCGAGGGGCAGATCGGGCAGATCGCCTACTCCTCCTCCAAGGGCGGCATCATCGGCATGACCGTCCCGGCCGCCCGCGACCTCGCCGCCATCGGCGTCCGCGTCAACACCGTGGCCCCGGGCATCCTCGACACGCCCATCTACGGCCAGGGCCCGGAGTCCGACGCCTTCAAGGAGCGCCTGGCCGCGCCGGTGCCCTTCCCCAAGCGCCTGGGCACCGCAGCCGAGTTCGGCAGGCTGGTCCGCTCGCTGATCGAGATCAGCTACATCAACGCCGAGGTCGTCCGCATCGACGGCGGCCTGCGCATGCAGCCGAAATAA
- a CDS encoding crotonase/enoyl-CoA hydratase family protein encodes MSDEVLYTAEDGVAVITIDRPQAKNAVNAAVANGIAEALDDLDARKDLVVGIITGAGGTFCAGMDLKAFMQGEVPIVEGRGFAGFTQRGPRKPLIAAVEGYALAGGFEAVLACDLVVAAEDATFGIPEVKRGMVAGGGGLLRLQHRIPRNLAMELALTGDKVQAPRLADLGLVNQVTPSGGALAGARELAARIAANAPMAVAVSKQVITASADWTTDTMWSRQDEFIGPVFTSHDAMEGAAAFAERRPPVWKGE; translated from the coding sequence ATGAGCGACGAGGTGCTGTACACGGCCGAGGACGGCGTCGCCGTCATCACCATCGACCGGCCCCAGGCCAAGAACGCCGTGAACGCGGCGGTGGCCAACGGGATCGCCGAGGCGCTGGACGACCTCGACGCCCGCAAGGACCTGGTGGTCGGCATCATCACCGGCGCCGGCGGGACCTTCTGCGCGGGCATGGACCTCAAGGCGTTCATGCAGGGCGAGGTTCCGATCGTGGAGGGCCGCGGCTTCGCCGGGTTCACCCAGCGCGGCCCCAGGAAGCCGCTGATCGCCGCGGTCGAGGGCTACGCCCTGGCCGGGGGCTTCGAGGCCGTACTCGCGTGCGACCTCGTCGTCGCGGCGGAGGACGCCACGTTCGGCATCCCCGAGGTCAAACGCGGCATGGTCGCGGGCGGCGGCGGACTGCTGCGCCTGCAGCACCGCATCCCGCGCAACCTCGCCATGGAACTCGCCCTGACCGGCGACAAGGTCCAGGCCCCGCGCCTGGCCGACCTCGGCCTGGTCAACCAGGTCACCCCCAGCGGCGGCGCCCTGGCGGGCGCCCGGGAGCTCGCGGCCCGGATCGCCGCCAACGCCCCGATGGCGGTGGCGGTCTCCAAGCAGGTCATCACCGCCTCGGCCGACTGGACGACCGACACCATGTGGTCCCGGCAGGACGAGTTCATCGGCCCGGTCTTCACCAGCCACGACGCCATGGAGGGCGCGGCAGCCTTCGCCGAACGCCGCCCCCCGGTCTGGAAGGGCGAATAG
- a CDS encoding amino acid permease has translation MSEETLERDPERSTGKHVDAGDAGYSKTLKARHINMIAIGGAIGTGLFLGAGGRLHDAGPALALVYAVCGVFAFFVVRALGELILHRPSSGSFVSYSREFMGEKGAYVGGWLYFLNWGTTGIADITAVAMYTHYWSMFSDIPQWMMALAALSVVLLVNLISVKFFGELEFWFAIIKVAALVLFMLIGIGLLVTGHQVGGYESGPHLLVENGGFFPNGLLPVVLVVQGIVFAYASVELVGVTAGETAEPEKIMPKAINSIMWRIGIFYVGSVLLLAMLLPFGVYEAGTSPFVTVMTELGVPAAGDVMNLVVLTAAMSSLNSGLYSTGRILRSMAMSGSAPGFTGVMSRSQVPYGGILMTCAVYALGVGLNYLVPSQAFEIVLNFAAIGIIGTWGMILLSHLLFWHRTEQGLLERPSYRLPWSPWTQIITLAFFAAVLILMWFDEPAGRITVLSIPVIAAALVVGWFCVRGKVNAIAAERAGDEAHSEAR, from the coding sequence ATGAGCGAAGAGACTCTGGAGCGCGACCCCGAGCGATCGACAGGCAAGCACGTCGACGCCGGAGACGCCGGGTACAGCAAGACGCTGAAGGCCCGCCACATCAACATGATCGCCATCGGCGGCGCCATCGGCACGGGGCTCTTCCTCGGAGCCGGCGGACGGCTCCATGACGCCGGCCCCGCGCTCGCGCTCGTCTACGCGGTCTGCGGTGTCTTCGCCTTCTTCGTGGTCCGCGCGCTGGGCGAGCTCATCCTGCACCGGCCCTCATCGGGATCCTTCGTCTCCTACTCGCGCGAGTTCATGGGGGAGAAGGGCGCCTACGTGGGCGGCTGGCTCTACTTCCTCAACTGGGGCACGACCGGTATCGCCGACATCACGGCCGTCGCGATGTACACGCACTACTGGAGCATGTTCAGCGACATCCCGCAGTGGATGATGGCGCTGGCCGCACTCTCGGTCGTGCTGCTCGTCAACCTGATCTCGGTGAAGTTCTTCGGCGAGCTGGAGTTCTGGTTCGCGATCATCAAGGTCGCCGCACTCGTCCTGTTCATGCTGATCGGCATCGGCCTGCTGGTGACCGGCCACCAGGTGGGCGGCTACGAGAGCGGCCCGCACCTGCTCGTCGAGAACGGCGGCTTCTTCCCCAACGGGCTGCTCCCGGTCGTGCTGGTCGTCCAGGGCATCGTCTTCGCCTACGCGTCGGTCGAGCTGGTCGGTGTCACGGCGGGGGAGACCGCCGAGCCCGAGAAGATCATGCCCAAGGCGATCAACTCGATCATGTGGCGGATCGGCATCTTCTACGTCGGCTCGGTGCTGCTGCTGGCCATGCTGCTGCCCTTCGGCGTCTACGAGGCCGGCACGAGCCCGTTCGTGACGGTCATGACCGAGCTCGGCGTCCCGGCGGCGGGCGACGTGATGAACCTCGTCGTGCTGACCGCGGCCATGTCCAGCCTCAACTCCGGGCTGTACTCCACCGGCCGCATCCTGCGCTCGATGGCGATGTCGGGCTCCGCACCGGGCTTCACCGGCGTCATGAGCAGGAGCCAGGTCCCCTACGGCGGGATCCTGATGACGTGCGCCGTCTACGCGCTCGGCGTCGGCCTGAACTACCTGGTGCCCTCCCAGGCCTTCGAGATCGTGCTGAACTTCGCGGCGATCGGCATCATCGGCACCTGGGGCATGATCCTGCTGAGCCACCTCCTCTTCTGGCACCGCACCGAACAGGGCCTGCTCGAACGCCCTTCCTACCGGCTGCCCTGGTCGCCCTGGACGCAGATCATCACCCTCGCGTTCTTCGCCGCGGTCCTGATCCTGATGTGGTTCGACGAACCCGCCGGGCGGATCACGGTGCTGTCCATCCCGGTCATCGCCGCCGCACTGGTCGTCGGCTGGTTCTGCGTCCGCGGCAAGGTCAACGCCATTGCGGCTGAACGTGCCGGCGACGAGGCTCACTCGGAGGCTCGTTAG
- a CDS encoding phosphodiester glycosidase family protein, with protein MALVVLTARESVSGSDDNINSVFVGTPDVSELAPGVRLYEGLLADGSADWAVTLRHRGYERPQVLGSHEDALAAIRQLKALGFSASAEAALWPEGVITSGGKAGWIVRLDDRYETQDAAQPDADVLSSAGLDVVVEWTGVDPHEHRRRVQAALIVIDPKQTEGKLTPDYGSALGERETVASMAENAGAVAAVNGGFFVTSGRDGIPGTPAGIGFYAGELASEATNGRVAVVLEGDGLDPLFVELVTELTVAAASAEREIDGINRVPGKIRNCGGVGGDIPTERPKHDFTCTDSDELVLFTPALGVETPDIDGHEVVLDKDDKVVGERVPGGDVPPDGSTIQGIGEGADWLAEHAQRGAELRMTQRIRDTRGRVVRAGPRAGIVNGGPWLVRNGEVEVDLQGDGLIRKNDRSFGYTWAVRRHPRTSMGVDGRSRILLLAAAGRQPGVSDGLGLHEVAATMRKLGARDAVALDGGGSTTMVGGGRVALVGNASSGERAVGDALVLKAGGGR; from the coding sequence GTGGCGCTCGTCGTCCTCACCGCCCGCGAATCCGTGAGCGGGAGTGACGACAACATCAACTCGGTCTTCGTTGGAACCCCGGACGTCAGTGAACTGGCGCCCGGGGTTCGCCTCTATGAGGGACTCCTCGCCGATGGTTCAGCCGACTGGGCTGTGACCCTCCGGCACCGCGGCTACGAGCGTCCACAGGTCCTCGGCTCCCATGAGGACGCGCTAGCCGCGATCCGACAGCTCAAGGCCCTGGGCTTCAGCGCATCGGCCGAGGCAGCGCTGTGGCCGGAGGGAGTCATCACCTCGGGCGGGAAAGCCGGATGGATAGTCCGGCTTGACGATCGGTACGAGACCCAGGACGCCGCGCAACCGGACGCCGACGTTCTGTCCTCCGCAGGGCTCGACGTGGTCGTGGAATGGACCGGCGTAGATCCGCACGAACATCGGCGGAGGGTACAGGCCGCCCTGATCGTCATCGATCCGAAGCAGACCGAGGGAAAACTCACCCCCGATTACGGCTCGGCCCTCGGCGAGCGAGAAACGGTGGCATCGATGGCGGAGAACGCTGGCGCGGTGGCCGCGGTCAACGGGGGATTCTTCGTCACCTCCGGGCGTGACGGTATTCCGGGAACTCCGGCCGGGATCGGCTTTTACGCCGGCGAGCTCGCTTCGGAGGCCACCAACGGTCGGGTCGCGGTCGTCCTGGAAGGTGACGGCCTCGATCCCCTCTTCGTGGAGCTGGTGACCGAACTGACGGTGGCGGCTGCGTCCGCGGAACGGGAGATCGATGGGATCAACCGTGTTCCCGGGAAGATCCGCAATTGCGGAGGTGTCGGCGGAGACATCCCGACCGAACGTCCCAAGCACGACTTCACCTGCACCGACTCCGACGAGCTCGTCCTGTTCACTCCGGCGCTGGGGGTCGAGACTCCCGATATCGACGGCCACGAGGTGGTCTTGGACAAAGACGACAAGGTGGTAGGCGAGCGCGTACCGGGAGGAGACGTGCCGCCGGACGGCTCCACGATCCAGGGGATCGGTGAGGGGGCCGACTGGCTGGCGGAACATGCCCAACGAGGTGCCGAACTGCGCATGACCCAACGCATCCGGGATACGCGTGGACGGGTGGTCCGCGCCGGTCCCCGGGCCGGGATCGTCAACGGGGGACCGTGGCTGGTCCGCAACGGCGAGGTTGAGGTCGACCTGCAAGGCGACGGCCTGATACGGAAGAACGACCGGTCATTCGGCTACACGTGGGCGGTGAGGCGGCACCCCCGCACGTCGATGGGGGTCGACGGCCGGAGCCGGATTCTGCTGCTGGCCGCCGCCGGCCGCCAGCCCGGAGTGAGTGACGGATTGGGGCTGCACGAGGTGGCGGCGACCATGCGGAAGCTGGGCGCGCGCGACGCCGTCGCGCTGGACGGAGGCGGTTCGACGACGATGGTCGGCGGCGGCCGCGTTGCCCTGGTGGGCAACGCATCATCCGGGGAACGCGCGGTAGGTGACGCCTTGGTGCTGAAGGCCGGGGGAGGGAGGTGA